One genomic window of Panicum hallii strain FIL2 chromosome 6, PHallii_v3.1, whole genome shotgun sequence includes the following:
- the LOC112897701 gene encoding uncharacterized protein LOC112897701 isoform X1 — MAARVPAAELNQHRSSPFAASHCRRPRACFPFLTPLSSLKPPSLLASSLSPLLLLVLAGDAAPQAPLRVASRTPRRTEESNRIICRAAEVQGAGGGARRRREPLRRGAVSARLPVPDHIPRPPYVGADAIPDVCPDRQVHDGESIMRMLDACELAARVLQYAGTLVKPAVTTDEIDRAVHQMIVDAGAYPSPLGYGGFPKSVCTSVNECTCHGIPDSRELQDGDIINIDVTVYLNGYHGDTSRTYFCGDVDEPTKQLVKVTEECMMRGISACRHGASFKDIGQRISDGSAWVVSVSMPASMAMASTPSLGMALGGYSIANPSYGVHTIMSRVSWLQARRSPSSRRCRWGARSACCGMTAGRRWLRTAASARSSSTPCWSPATVWRSSLGLPSSIRSRWKTAATAADGRSMCRRAGTR, encoded by the exons ATGGCGGCGAGGGTCCCGGCGGCGGAGCTCAACCAGCACCGCTCATCGCCGTTTGCCGCATCCCACTGTCGCCGTCCACGTGCGTGCTTTCCCTTCCTCACCCCTCTGTCCTCTCTAAAGCCACCATCCTTGCTAGCGTCTTCCTTGTCCCCACTGCTGCTTCTTGTTCTTGCAGGCGACGCCGCCCCTCAGGCGCCTCTCCGCGTAGCATCCAGAACGCCGCGGAGAACGGAAGAATCCAACAGGATCATCTGCAG GGCTGCAGAGGTTCAgggcgccggaggaggagccaggaggaggagggagccgCTGCGGCGGGGGGCCGTCAGCGCGCGCCTCCCGGTGCCGGACCACATCCCCCGGCCTCCGTACGTCGGCGCGGACGCCATCCCGGACGTGTGCCCGGACCGGCAGGTGCACGACGGCGAGAGCATCATGCGTATGCTGGACGCCTGCGAGCTCGCCGCCCGGGTTCTCCAGTACGCAGGAACACTGGTCAAA CCGGCTGTGACGACGGATGAGATCGACAGGGCTGTGCACCAGATGATCGTGGACGCCGGCGCCTACCCGTCGCCCCTTGGATATGGCGGGTTTCCGAAGAGCGTCTGCACGTCGGTGAACGAGTGCACCTGCCACGGGATCCCTGATTCTCGCGAGCTACAG GATGGAGACATTATCAACATTGATGTTACTGTCTACTTAAAC GGCTATCATGGGGACACCTCAAGAACATACTTTTGTGGAGATGTTGATGAACCTACTAAACAACTTGTAAAG GTCACTGAAGAGTGCATGATGAGGGGCATATCGGCCTGCAGACATGGTGCTAGTTTCAAGGACATTGGCCAGAGAATAAG TGACGGCTCTGCTTGGGTTGTTTCAGTGAGCATGCCAGCAAGTATGGCTATGGCATCGACCCCTTCGTTGGGCATGGCGTTGGGAGGATATTCCATTGCGAACCCATCATATGGAGTACAT ACGATTATGAGCCGGGTTTCATGGTTGCAGGCCAGACGTTCACCATCG AGCCGACGCTGTCGATGGGGAGCACGCAGTGCGTGCTGTGGGATGACGGCTGGACGGCGGTGGCTGCGGACGGCAGCCTCAGCGCGCAGTTCGAGCACACCGTGCTGGTCACCCGCGACGGTGTGGAGATCCTCACTGGGTCTCCCTAGCAGCATCAGGTCAAGGTGGAAAACTGCTGCCACCGCTGCTGACGGACGGTCGATGTGCAGGCGTGCTGGTACTCGTTAG
- the LOC112897701 gene encoding methionine aminopeptidase 1B, chloroplastic-like isoform X6 — MAARVPAAELNQHRSSPFAASHCRRPRACFPFLTPLSSLKPPSLLASSLSPLLLLVLAGDAAPQAPLRVASRTPRRTEESNRIICRAAEVQGAGGGARRRREPLRRGAVSARLPVPDHIPRPPYVGADAIPDVCPDRQVHDGESIMRMLDACELAARVLQYAGTLVKPAVTTDEIDRAVHQMIVDAGAYPSPLGYGGFPKSVCTSVNECTCHGIPDSRELQDGDIINIDVTVYLNGYHGDTSRTYFCGDVDEPTKQLVKVTEECMMRGISACRHGASFKDIGQRISEHASKYGYGIDPFVGHGVGRIFHCEPIIWSTYDYEPGFMVAGQTFTIELTACRADAVDGEHAVRAVG, encoded by the exons ATGGCGGCGAGGGTCCCGGCGGCGGAGCTCAACCAGCACCGCTCATCGCCGTTTGCCGCATCCCACTGTCGCCGTCCACGTGCGTGCTTTCCCTTCCTCACCCCTCTGTCCTCTCTAAAGCCACCATCCTTGCTAGCGTCTTCCTTGTCCCCACTGCTGCTTCTTGTTCTTGCAGGCGACGCCGCCCCTCAGGCGCCTCTCCGCGTAGCATCCAGAACGCCGCGGAGAACGGAAGAATCCAACAGGATCATCTGCAG GGCTGCAGAGGTTCAgggcgccggaggaggagccaggaggaggagggagccgCTGCGGCGGGGGGCCGTCAGCGCGCGCCTCCCGGTGCCGGACCACATCCCCCGGCCTCCGTACGTCGGCGCGGACGCCATCCCGGACGTGTGCCCGGACCGGCAGGTGCACGACGGCGAGAGCATCATGCGTATGCTGGACGCCTGCGAGCTCGCCGCCCGGGTTCTCCAGTACGCAGGAACACTGGTCAAA CCGGCTGTGACGACGGATGAGATCGACAGGGCTGTGCACCAGATGATCGTGGACGCCGGCGCCTACCCGTCGCCCCTTGGATATGGCGGGTTTCCGAAGAGCGTCTGCACGTCGGTGAACGAGTGCACCTGCCACGGGATCCCTGATTCTCGCGAGCTACAG GATGGAGACATTATCAACATTGATGTTACTGTCTACTTAAAC GGCTATCATGGGGACACCTCAAGAACATACTTTTGTGGAGATGTTGATGAACCTACTAAACAACTTGTAAAG GTCACTGAAGAGTGCATGATGAGGGGCATATCGGCCTGCAGACATGGTGCTAGTTTCAAGGACATTGGCCAGAGAATAAG TGAGCATGCCAGCAAGTATGGCTATGGCATCGACCCCTTCGTTGGGCATGGCGTTGGGAGGATATTCCATTGCGAACCCATCATATGGAGTACAT ACGATTATGAGCCGGGTTTCATGGTTGCAGGCCAGACGTTCACCATCG AATTGACTGCGTGCAGAGCCGACGCTGTCGATGGGGAGCACGCAGTGCGTGCTGTGGGATGA
- the LOC112897701 gene encoding uncharacterized protein LOC112897701 isoform X3 — protein sequence MAARVPAAELNQHRSSPFAASHCRRPRDAAPQAPLRVASRTPRRTEESNRIICRAAEVQGAGGGARRRREPLRRGAVSARLPVPDHIPRPPYVGADAIPDVCPDRQVHDGESIMRMLDACELAARVLQYAGTLVKPAVTTDEIDRAVHQMIVDAGAYPSPLGYGGFPKSVCTSVNECTCHGIPDSRELQDGDIINIDVTVYLNGYHGDTSRTYFCGDVDEPTKQLVKVTEECMMRGISACRHGASFKDIGQRISDGSAWVVSVSMPASMAMASTPSLGMALGGYSIANPSYGVHTIMSRVSWLQARRSPSSRRCRWGARSACCGMTAGRRWLRTAASARSSSTPCWSPATVWRSSLGLPSSIRSRWKTAATAADGRSMCRRAGTR from the exons ATGGCGGCGAGGGTCCCGGCGGCGGAGCTCAACCAGCACCGCTCATCGCCGTTTGCCGCATCCCACTGTCGCCGTCCAC GCGACGCCGCCCCTCAGGCGCCTCTCCGCGTAGCATCCAGAACGCCGCGGAGAACGGAAGAATCCAACAGGATCATCTGCAG GGCTGCAGAGGTTCAgggcgccggaggaggagccaggaggaggagggagccgCTGCGGCGGGGGGCCGTCAGCGCGCGCCTCCCGGTGCCGGACCACATCCCCCGGCCTCCGTACGTCGGCGCGGACGCCATCCCGGACGTGTGCCCGGACCGGCAGGTGCACGACGGCGAGAGCATCATGCGTATGCTGGACGCCTGCGAGCTCGCCGCCCGGGTTCTCCAGTACGCAGGAACACTGGTCAAA CCGGCTGTGACGACGGATGAGATCGACAGGGCTGTGCACCAGATGATCGTGGACGCCGGCGCCTACCCGTCGCCCCTTGGATATGGCGGGTTTCCGAAGAGCGTCTGCACGTCGGTGAACGAGTGCACCTGCCACGGGATCCCTGATTCTCGCGAGCTACAG GATGGAGACATTATCAACATTGATGTTACTGTCTACTTAAAC GGCTATCATGGGGACACCTCAAGAACATACTTTTGTGGAGATGTTGATGAACCTACTAAACAACTTGTAAAG GTCACTGAAGAGTGCATGATGAGGGGCATATCGGCCTGCAGACATGGTGCTAGTTTCAAGGACATTGGCCAGAGAATAAG TGACGGCTCTGCTTGGGTTGTTTCAGTGAGCATGCCAGCAAGTATGGCTATGGCATCGACCCCTTCGTTGGGCATGGCGTTGGGAGGATATTCCATTGCGAACCCATCATATGGAGTACAT ACGATTATGAGCCGGGTTTCATGGTTGCAGGCCAGACGTTCACCATCG AGCCGACGCTGTCGATGGGGAGCACGCAGTGCGTGCTGTGGGATGACGGCTGGACGGCGGTGGCTGCGGACGGCAGCCTCAGCGCGCAGTTCGAGCACACCGTGCTGGTCACCCGCGACGGTGTGGAGATCCTCACTGGGTCTCCCTAGCAGCATCAGGTCAAGGTGGAAAACTGCTGCCACCGCTGCTGACGGACGGTCGATGTGCAGGCGTGCTGGTACTCGTTAG
- the LOC112897701 gene encoding methionine aminopeptidase 1B, chloroplastic-like isoform X4: protein MAARVPAAELNQHRSSPFAASHCRRPRACFPFLTPLSSLKPPSLLASSLSPLLLLVLAGDAAPQAPLRVASRTPRRTEESNRIICRAAEVQGAGGGARRRREPLRRGAVSARLPVPDHIPRPPYVGADAIPDVCPDRQVHDGESIMRMLDACELAARVLQYAGTLVKPAVTTDEIDRAVHQMIVDAGAYPSPLGYGGFPKSVCTSVNECTCHGIPDSRELQDGDIINIDVTVYLNGYHGDTSRTYFCGDVDEPTKQLVKVTEECMMRGISACRHGASFKDIGQRISEHASKYGYGIDPFVGHGVGRIFHCEPIIWSTYDYEPGFMVAGQTFTIEPTLSMGSTQCVLWDDGWTAVAADGSLSAQFEHTVLVTRDGVEILTGSP, encoded by the exons ATGGCGGCGAGGGTCCCGGCGGCGGAGCTCAACCAGCACCGCTCATCGCCGTTTGCCGCATCCCACTGTCGCCGTCCACGTGCGTGCTTTCCCTTCCTCACCCCTCTGTCCTCTCTAAAGCCACCATCCTTGCTAGCGTCTTCCTTGTCCCCACTGCTGCTTCTTGTTCTTGCAGGCGACGCCGCCCCTCAGGCGCCTCTCCGCGTAGCATCCAGAACGCCGCGGAGAACGGAAGAATCCAACAGGATCATCTGCAG GGCTGCAGAGGTTCAgggcgccggaggaggagccaggaggaggagggagccgCTGCGGCGGGGGGCCGTCAGCGCGCGCCTCCCGGTGCCGGACCACATCCCCCGGCCTCCGTACGTCGGCGCGGACGCCATCCCGGACGTGTGCCCGGACCGGCAGGTGCACGACGGCGAGAGCATCATGCGTATGCTGGACGCCTGCGAGCTCGCCGCCCGGGTTCTCCAGTACGCAGGAACACTGGTCAAA CCGGCTGTGACGACGGATGAGATCGACAGGGCTGTGCACCAGATGATCGTGGACGCCGGCGCCTACCCGTCGCCCCTTGGATATGGCGGGTTTCCGAAGAGCGTCTGCACGTCGGTGAACGAGTGCACCTGCCACGGGATCCCTGATTCTCGCGAGCTACAG GATGGAGACATTATCAACATTGATGTTACTGTCTACTTAAAC GGCTATCATGGGGACACCTCAAGAACATACTTTTGTGGAGATGTTGATGAACCTACTAAACAACTTGTAAAG GTCACTGAAGAGTGCATGATGAGGGGCATATCGGCCTGCAGACATGGTGCTAGTTTCAAGGACATTGGCCAGAGAATAAG TGAGCATGCCAGCAAGTATGGCTATGGCATCGACCCCTTCGTTGGGCATGGCGTTGGGAGGATATTCCATTGCGAACCCATCATATGGAGTACAT ACGATTATGAGCCGGGTTTCATGGTTGCAGGCCAGACGTTCACCATCG AGCCGACGCTGTCGATGGGGAGCACGCAGTGCGTGCTGTGGGATGACGGCTGGACGGCGGTGGCTGCGGACGGCAGCCTCAGCGCGCAGTTCGAGCACACCGTGCTGGTCACCCGCGACGGTGTGGAGATCCTCACTGGGTCTCCCTAG
- the LOC112897701 gene encoding methionine aminopeptidase 1B, chloroplastic-like isoform X5 yields the protein MAARVPAAELNQHRSSPFAASHCRRPRACFPFLTPLSSLKPPSLLASSLSPLLLLVLAGDAAPQAPLRVASRTPRRTEESNRIICRAAEVQGAGGGARRRREPLRRGAVSARLPVPDHIPRPPYVGADAIPDVCPDRQVHDGESIMRMLDACELAARVLQYAGTLVKPAVTTDEIDRAVHQMIVDAGAYPSPLGYGGFPKSVCTSVNECTCHGIPDSRELQDGDIINIDVTVYLNGYHGDTSRTYFCGDVDEPTKQLVKVTEECMMRGISACRHGASFKDIGQRISEHASKYGYGIDPFVGHGVGRIFHCEPIIWSTCQTFTIEPTLSMGSTQCVLWDDGWTAVAADGSLSAQFEHTVLVTRDGVEILTGSP from the exons ATGGCGGCGAGGGTCCCGGCGGCGGAGCTCAACCAGCACCGCTCATCGCCGTTTGCCGCATCCCACTGTCGCCGTCCACGTGCGTGCTTTCCCTTCCTCACCCCTCTGTCCTCTCTAAAGCCACCATCCTTGCTAGCGTCTTCCTTGTCCCCACTGCTGCTTCTTGTTCTTGCAGGCGACGCCGCCCCTCAGGCGCCTCTCCGCGTAGCATCCAGAACGCCGCGGAGAACGGAAGAATCCAACAGGATCATCTGCAG GGCTGCAGAGGTTCAgggcgccggaggaggagccaggaggaggagggagccgCTGCGGCGGGGGGCCGTCAGCGCGCGCCTCCCGGTGCCGGACCACATCCCCCGGCCTCCGTACGTCGGCGCGGACGCCATCCCGGACGTGTGCCCGGACCGGCAGGTGCACGACGGCGAGAGCATCATGCGTATGCTGGACGCCTGCGAGCTCGCCGCCCGGGTTCTCCAGTACGCAGGAACACTGGTCAAA CCGGCTGTGACGACGGATGAGATCGACAGGGCTGTGCACCAGATGATCGTGGACGCCGGCGCCTACCCGTCGCCCCTTGGATATGGCGGGTTTCCGAAGAGCGTCTGCACGTCGGTGAACGAGTGCACCTGCCACGGGATCCCTGATTCTCGCGAGCTACAG GATGGAGACATTATCAACATTGATGTTACTGTCTACTTAAAC GGCTATCATGGGGACACCTCAAGAACATACTTTTGTGGAGATGTTGATGAACCTACTAAACAACTTGTAAAG GTCACTGAAGAGTGCATGATGAGGGGCATATCGGCCTGCAGACATGGTGCTAGTTTCAAGGACATTGGCCAGAGAATAAG TGAGCATGCCAGCAAGTATGGCTATGGCATCGACCCCTTCGTTGGGCATGGCGTTGGGAGGATATTCCATTGCGAACCCATCATATGGAGTACAT GCCAGACGTTCACCATCG AGCCGACGCTGTCGATGGGGAGCACGCAGTGCGTGCTGTGGGATGACGGCTGGACGGCGGTGGCTGCGGACGGCAGCCTCAGCGCGCAGTTCGAGCACACCGTGCTGGTCACCCGCGACGGTGTGGAGATCCTCACTGGGTCTCCCTAG
- the LOC112897701 gene encoding uncharacterized protein LOC112897701 isoform X2: MAARVPAAELNQHRSSPFAASHCRRPRACFPFLTPLSSLKPPSLLASSLSPLLLLVLAGDAAPQAPLRVASRTPRRTEESNRIICRAAEVQGAGGGARRRREPLRRGAVSARLPVPDHIPRPPYVGADAIPDVCPDRQVHDGESIMRMLDACELAARVLQYAGTLVKPAVTTDEIDRAVHQMIVDAGAYPSPLGYGGFPKSVCTSVNECTCHGIPDSRELQDGDIINIDVTVYLNGYHGDTSRTYFCGDVDEPTKQLVKVTEECMMRGISACRHGASFKDIGQRISDGSAWVVSVSMPASMAMASTPSLGMALGGYSIANPSYGVHARRSPSSRRCRWGARSACCGMTAGRRWLRTAASARSSSTPCWSPATVWRSSLGLPSSIRSRWKTAATAADGRSMCRRAGTR, translated from the exons ATGGCGGCGAGGGTCCCGGCGGCGGAGCTCAACCAGCACCGCTCATCGCCGTTTGCCGCATCCCACTGTCGCCGTCCACGTGCGTGCTTTCCCTTCCTCACCCCTCTGTCCTCTCTAAAGCCACCATCCTTGCTAGCGTCTTCCTTGTCCCCACTGCTGCTTCTTGTTCTTGCAGGCGACGCCGCCCCTCAGGCGCCTCTCCGCGTAGCATCCAGAACGCCGCGGAGAACGGAAGAATCCAACAGGATCATCTGCAG GGCTGCAGAGGTTCAgggcgccggaggaggagccaggaggaggagggagccgCTGCGGCGGGGGGCCGTCAGCGCGCGCCTCCCGGTGCCGGACCACATCCCCCGGCCTCCGTACGTCGGCGCGGACGCCATCCCGGACGTGTGCCCGGACCGGCAGGTGCACGACGGCGAGAGCATCATGCGTATGCTGGACGCCTGCGAGCTCGCCGCCCGGGTTCTCCAGTACGCAGGAACACTGGTCAAA CCGGCTGTGACGACGGATGAGATCGACAGGGCTGTGCACCAGATGATCGTGGACGCCGGCGCCTACCCGTCGCCCCTTGGATATGGCGGGTTTCCGAAGAGCGTCTGCACGTCGGTGAACGAGTGCACCTGCCACGGGATCCCTGATTCTCGCGAGCTACAG GATGGAGACATTATCAACATTGATGTTACTGTCTACTTAAAC GGCTATCATGGGGACACCTCAAGAACATACTTTTGTGGAGATGTTGATGAACCTACTAAACAACTTGTAAAG GTCACTGAAGAGTGCATGATGAGGGGCATATCGGCCTGCAGACATGGTGCTAGTTTCAAGGACATTGGCCAGAGAATAAG TGACGGCTCTGCTTGGGTTGTTTCAGTGAGCATGCCAGCAAGTATGGCTATGGCATCGACCCCTTCGTTGGGCATGGCGTTGGGAGGATATTCCATTGCGAACCCATCATATGGAGTACAT GCCAGACGTTCACCATCG AGCCGACGCTGTCGATGGGGAGCACGCAGTGCGTGCTGTGGGATGACGGCTGGACGGCGGTGGCTGCGGACGGCAGCCTCAGCGCGCAGTTCGAGCACACCGTGCTGGTCACCCGCGACGGTGTGGAGATCCTCACTGGGTCTCCCTAGCAGCATCAGGTCAAGGTGGAAAACTGCTGCCACCGCTGCTGACGGACGGTCGATGTGCAGGCGTGCTGGTACTCGTTAG
- the LOC112897701 gene encoding methionine aminopeptidase 1B, chloroplastic-like isoform X9 → MAARVPAAELNQHRSSPFAASHCRRPRACFPFLTPLSSLKPPSLLASSLSPLLLLVLAGDAAPQAPLRVASRTPRRTEESNRIICRAAEVQGAGGGARRRREPLRRGAVSARLPVPDHIPRPPYVGADAIPDVCPDRQVHDGESIMRMLDACELAARVLQYAGTLVKPAVTTDEIDRAVHQMIVDAGAYPSPLGYGGFPKSVCTSVNECTCHGIPDSRELQDGDIINIDVTVYLNGYHGDTSRTYFCGDVDEPTKQLVKVTEECMMRGISACRHGASFKDIGQRISDGSAWVVSVSMPASMAMASTPSLGMALGGYSIANPSYGVHTIMSRVSWLQARRSPSN, encoded by the exons ATGGCGGCGAGGGTCCCGGCGGCGGAGCTCAACCAGCACCGCTCATCGCCGTTTGCCGCATCCCACTGTCGCCGTCCACGTGCGTGCTTTCCCTTCCTCACCCCTCTGTCCTCTCTAAAGCCACCATCCTTGCTAGCGTCTTCCTTGTCCCCACTGCTGCTTCTTGTTCTTGCAGGCGACGCCGCCCCTCAGGCGCCTCTCCGCGTAGCATCCAGAACGCCGCGGAGAACGGAAGAATCCAACAGGATCATCTGCAG GGCTGCAGAGGTTCAgggcgccggaggaggagccaggaggaggagggagccgCTGCGGCGGGGGGCCGTCAGCGCGCGCCTCCCGGTGCCGGACCACATCCCCCGGCCTCCGTACGTCGGCGCGGACGCCATCCCGGACGTGTGCCCGGACCGGCAGGTGCACGACGGCGAGAGCATCATGCGTATGCTGGACGCCTGCGAGCTCGCCGCCCGGGTTCTCCAGTACGCAGGAACACTGGTCAAA CCGGCTGTGACGACGGATGAGATCGACAGGGCTGTGCACCAGATGATCGTGGACGCCGGCGCCTACCCGTCGCCCCTTGGATATGGCGGGTTTCCGAAGAGCGTCTGCACGTCGGTGAACGAGTGCACCTGCCACGGGATCCCTGATTCTCGCGAGCTACAG GATGGAGACATTATCAACATTGATGTTACTGTCTACTTAAAC GGCTATCATGGGGACACCTCAAGAACATACTTTTGTGGAGATGTTGATGAACCTACTAAACAACTTGTAAAG GTCACTGAAGAGTGCATGATGAGGGGCATATCGGCCTGCAGACATGGTGCTAGTTTCAAGGACATTGGCCAGAGAATAAG TGACGGCTCTGCTTGGGTTGTTTCAGTGAGCATGCCAGCAAGTATGGCTATGGCATCGACCCCTTCGTTGGGCATGGCGTTGGGAGGATATTCCATTGCGAACCCATCATATGGAGTACAT ACGATTATGAGCCGGGTTTCATGGTTGCAGGCCAGACGTTCACCATCG AATTGA
- the LOC112897701 gene encoding methionine aminopeptidase 1B, chloroplastic-like isoform X10: MAARVPAAELNQHRSSPFAASHCRRPRACFPFLTPLSSLKPPSLLASSLSPLLLLVLAGDAAPQAPLRVASRTPRRTEESNRIICRAAEVQGAGGGARRRREPLRRGAVSARLPVPDHIPRPPYVGADAIPDVCPDRQVHDGESIMRMLDACELAARVLQYAGTLVKPAVTTDEIDRAVHQMIVDAGAYPSPLGYGGFPKSVCTSVNECTCHGIPDSRELQDGDIINIDVTVYLNGYHGDTSRTYFCGDVDEPTKQLVKVTEECMMRGISACRHGASFKDIGQRISDGSAWVVSVSMPASMAMASTPSLGMALGGYSIANPSYGVHARRSPSN, encoded by the exons ATGGCGGCGAGGGTCCCGGCGGCGGAGCTCAACCAGCACCGCTCATCGCCGTTTGCCGCATCCCACTGTCGCCGTCCACGTGCGTGCTTTCCCTTCCTCACCCCTCTGTCCTCTCTAAAGCCACCATCCTTGCTAGCGTCTTCCTTGTCCCCACTGCTGCTTCTTGTTCTTGCAGGCGACGCCGCCCCTCAGGCGCCTCTCCGCGTAGCATCCAGAACGCCGCGGAGAACGGAAGAATCCAACAGGATCATCTGCAG GGCTGCAGAGGTTCAgggcgccggaggaggagccaggaggaggagggagccgCTGCGGCGGGGGGCCGTCAGCGCGCGCCTCCCGGTGCCGGACCACATCCCCCGGCCTCCGTACGTCGGCGCGGACGCCATCCCGGACGTGTGCCCGGACCGGCAGGTGCACGACGGCGAGAGCATCATGCGTATGCTGGACGCCTGCGAGCTCGCCGCCCGGGTTCTCCAGTACGCAGGAACACTGGTCAAA CCGGCTGTGACGACGGATGAGATCGACAGGGCTGTGCACCAGATGATCGTGGACGCCGGCGCCTACCCGTCGCCCCTTGGATATGGCGGGTTTCCGAAGAGCGTCTGCACGTCGGTGAACGAGTGCACCTGCCACGGGATCCCTGATTCTCGCGAGCTACAG GATGGAGACATTATCAACATTGATGTTACTGTCTACTTAAAC GGCTATCATGGGGACACCTCAAGAACATACTTTTGTGGAGATGTTGATGAACCTACTAAACAACTTGTAAAG GTCACTGAAGAGTGCATGATGAGGGGCATATCGGCCTGCAGACATGGTGCTAGTTTCAAGGACATTGGCCAGAGAATAAG TGACGGCTCTGCTTGGGTTGTTTCAGTGAGCATGCCAGCAAGTATGGCTATGGCATCGACCCCTTCGTTGGGCATGGCGTTGGGAGGATATTCCATTGCGAACCCATCATATGGAGTACAT GCCAGACGTTCACCATCG AATTGA
- the LOC112897701 gene encoding methionine aminopeptidase 1B, chloroplastic-like isoform X7, with the protein MAARVPAAELNQHRSSPFAASHCRRPRDAAPQAPLRVASRTPRRTEESNRIICRAAEVQGAGGGARRRREPLRRGAVSARLPVPDHIPRPPYVGADAIPDVCPDRQVHDGESIMRMLDACELAARVLQYAGTLVKPAVTTDEIDRAVHQMIVDAGAYPSPLGYGGFPKSVCTSVNECTCHGIPDSRELQDGDIINIDVTVYLNGYHGDTSRTYFCGDVDEPTKQLVKVTEECMMRGISACRHGASFKDIGQRISEHASKYGYGIDPFVGHGVGRIFHCEPIIWSTYDYEPGFMVAGQTFTIEPTLSMGSTQCVLWDDGWTAVAADGSLSAQFEHTVLVTRDGVEILTGSP; encoded by the exons ATGGCGGCGAGGGTCCCGGCGGCGGAGCTCAACCAGCACCGCTCATCGCCGTTTGCCGCATCCCACTGTCGCCGTCCAC GCGACGCCGCCCCTCAGGCGCCTCTCCGCGTAGCATCCAGAACGCCGCGGAGAACGGAAGAATCCAACAGGATCATCTGCAG GGCTGCAGAGGTTCAgggcgccggaggaggagccaggaggaggagggagccgCTGCGGCGGGGGGCCGTCAGCGCGCGCCTCCCGGTGCCGGACCACATCCCCCGGCCTCCGTACGTCGGCGCGGACGCCATCCCGGACGTGTGCCCGGACCGGCAGGTGCACGACGGCGAGAGCATCATGCGTATGCTGGACGCCTGCGAGCTCGCCGCCCGGGTTCTCCAGTACGCAGGAACACTGGTCAAA CCGGCTGTGACGACGGATGAGATCGACAGGGCTGTGCACCAGATGATCGTGGACGCCGGCGCCTACCCGTCGCCCCTTGGATATGGCGGGTTTCCGAAGAGCGTCTGCACGTCGGTGAACGAGTGCACCTGCCACGGGATCCCTGATTCTCGCGAGCTACAG GATGGAGACATTATCAACATTGATGTTACTGTCTACTTAAAC GGCTATCATGGGGACACCTCAAGAACATACTTTTGTGGAGATGTTGATGAACCTACTAAACAACTTGTAAAG GTCACTGAAGAGTGCATGATGAGGGGCATATCGGCCTGCAGACATGGTGCTAGTTTCAAGGACATTGGCCAGAGAATAAG TGAGCATGCCAGCAAGTATGGCTATGGCATCGACCCCTTCGTTGGGCATGGCGTTGGGAGGATATTCCATTGCGAACCCATCATATGGAGTACAT ACGATTATGAGCCGGGTTTCATGGTTGCAGGCCAGACGTTCACCATCG AGCCGACGCTGTCGATGGGGAGCACGCAGTGCGTGCTGTGGGATGACGGCTGGACGGCGGTGGCTGCGGACGGCAGCCTCAGCGCGCAGTTCGAGCACACCGTGCTGGTCACCCGCGACGGTGTGGAGATCCTCACTGGGTCTCCCTAG